In a genomic window of Nostoc sp. UHCC 0870:
- a CDS encoding peroxiredoxin-like family protein codes for MNTQKSSHSPDIYSILSQTQRLRVSDGEIKPVLDGWSNTSQLLVLIWSQLGDFDNLEYAWWLRREQKKIAARGITIRAIGIGNRNSGVKFCNYTGFPQEWLFVDTKAEIHALLGLYHGLSIQFPMLSTSQKAWLNLMLMCAGIGSPGTLKEVFRGYKGDKKAPQLIADEEVVSGTPLPPMKGSFFKAAGGKGFQRPFELATLRLRNMTEVLSNWNTYVPDSSYLTQRGGTFLFDSQGKLIYEHRDCGILGFAENMSNPLSFLFDT; via the coding sequence ATGAATACCCAAAAAAGTTCCCACTCTCCAGATATTTACTCGATTTTGAGTCAAACTCAACGCTTGCGAGTTAGCGATGGAGAGATTAAACCCGTTTTAGATGGTTGGTCGAATACTTCACAGTTGCTCGTACTTATTTGGTCGCAGTTGGGAGATTTTGATAATTTAGAATACGCTTGGTGGCTACGAAGAGAACAAAAAAAGATCGCAGCAAGAGGAATCACAATTCGCGCTATTGGAATTGGAAACCGCAATTCTGGGGTCAAGTTTTGTAACTATACGGGATTTCCTCAAGAATGGTTGTTTGTGGATACCAAAGCAGAAATACACGCTTTGTTAGGTCTTTATCACGGTTTATCTATACAATTCCCTATGCTATCAACGTCACAAAAAGCTTGGCTGAATTTAATGCTCATGTGTGCTGGGATTGGTAGTCCCGGAACTCTGAAGGAAGTTTTTCGGGGTTATAAGGGTGATAAGAAAGCTCCTCAGTTAATTGCTGATGAGGAAGTTGTGAGCGGTACTCCCTTACCACCAATGAAAGGTTCTTTTTTCAAAGCTGCTGGAGGAAAAGGCTTTCAGCGTCCTTTTGAACTAGCAACCCTGCGCCTGAGAAACATGACCGAAGTTTTGAGTAACTGGAATACTTATGTACCAGATTCATCTTATTTGACACAACGGGGAGGAACTTTTCTATTTGATTCTCAAGGAAAATTAATATATGAACATCGCGATTGCGGTATTCTTGGTTTTGCTGAAAACATGAGCAATCCCTTATCTTTTTTGTTTGATACCTGA
- a CDS encoding plastocyanin/azurin family copper-binding protein: MLMKIFYTGLRLIQRGCVILVLLLGLLFSHVNLAIAANLTGDLLKIPATEITVSLGNSANELKFEPNHLDFVAGKRYQLKLTNPSQMKHYFTAKDFADVIWTQKVEAGKVEIKGAIHELELKPGAVAEWVFVPMKPGKYSLRCSIPGHTEAGMTGEIAIAGK, translated from the coding sequence ATGTTGATGAAGATTTTTTATACTGGGTTGAGATTAATTCAGCGTGGCTGTGTAATTTTGGTATTGCTTCTAGGGTTGCTTTTTAGTCATGTTAATCTGGCGATCGCGGCAAATCTTACTGGTGATTTGCTGAAAATACCAGCTACAGAAATTACAGTGAGTTTAGGCAATTCTGCTAACGAACTCAAATTTGAGCCAAATCACTTGGACTTTGTAGCCGGGAAACGTTATCAACTCAAGCTAACTAATCCTAGTCAAATGAAACACTACTTTACAGCCAAAGATTTTGCTGATGTTATCTGGACGCAAAAAGTCGAAGCGGGAAAAGTAGAAATTAAAGGCGCAATTCATGAACTGGAACTCAAGCCTGGTGCTGTAGCTGAATGGGTGTTTGTGCCAATGAAACCAGGAAAATATAGCTTGCGTTGTTCTATCCCTGGACACACAGAAGCAGGGATGACAGGGGAAATTGCGATCGCTGGTAAATAG
- a CDS encoding M16 family metallopeptidase, giving the protein MSVLSACYKYRSYFLLLGISLVAVLFLGNTPAESQNITTSNRVNHQVTLVTKNPQDLKLTENVHQTVLDNGLTVFIKEVHTAPVVSVQVWYKFGSRHEASGVNGIAHQLEHMMFKGTTSRPTQFGWLFSALGSDSNAFTSYDQTAYYGTVERNKLKAMLVLEADRMKNALMDAEHLAKEKRVVISELQGYENSPEYRLNRAILRSVFPNHAYGLPVGGTKADVEKFQAEEVRQYYRQFYHPDNAVLVIVGDCQAEKTLATVKEIFGNIPKSQNISNPSPTTVETLHATSLHIPPSLSATRSANVGKGVRGLGQEMTVSDAVKSPQSPIVLREPGSATLLQAVYPLPQANHQDIPALEIADYILTEGRNSRLYQALVESGLANDISGSVVSLHKAGWYELLVTADPDQDLTKIDSVLNNAIAKLTQKGITATELARAKRQLEAAIILSNRNITDQAMQLGNDQTTTGDYRFTDHYLAAVRQVTAADVVGVLNKYLAKSARTVGIFQPVVTQAKEIGTKQSPPHTRENLSGNSPVPPAEMMQYLPVIDTDQTDAQNTPLQLPQQFTLANGLQVLLLSDRSTPTITLSSHIQAGTEFDPGEQAGLAMLVADGLMSGTKTKNASTLAKALEDRGATLDFAAYRNGVEIEGNSLAEDLPVLIKTLADAVQNSTFPQKELELNLQQALTDLKSDLDNPAEVAKRIFLQSIYPKKHPLHKFPTQETLRRIKRKDIVAFQSKYYRPDTMVLVVVGDFDPDKVRSLIQAEFGNWRVSGQTPSIEYPQVSNPSSLVRVNPIVPGKTQAITYMGYTGIKRQDPRFYKALVLNQILGGDTLSSRLGAEVRDRQGLTYGIYSHFQAERDFGTFWIEMQTSPEDANQAIASTRQLLQQIHQHGVTTTELEMAKRTLIGTYNVSLADPEELTSNILMNQVYGLDKTELHTYTQKIQQVTLDEVNQAARELLHPDQIVVVTAGPAMLANQSVR; this is encoded by the coding sequence ATGTCTGTCTTATCTGCGTGCTATAAATACCGTTCCTATTTTTTGTTGTTGGGTATTTCATTAGTTGCGGTATTATTTCTTGGCAATACACCTGCTGAGAGTCAAAATATAACTACTTCTAATCGAGTGAATCACCAAGTAACATTAGTAACCAAAAATCCTCAAGATTTGAAATTAACAGAAAATGTTCATCAGACAGTATTAGACAATGGTCTAACTGTATTTATCAAAGAAGTACATACAGCACCAGTGGTGAGTGTGCAGGTGTGGTACAAGTTCGGTTCACGCCATGAAGCATCAGGAGTTAACGGCATTGCCCACCAACTAGAACATATGATGTTTAAAGGTACAACCAGCCGTCCGACTCAATTTGGTTGGTTGTTTAGTGCTTTAGGTAGTGACTCAAACGCTTTTACGAGTTATGACCAAACAGCTTATTACGGAACTGTAGAACGGAACAAGCTGAAAGCAATGCTAGTTTTAGAAGCAGATAGAATGAAAAATGCGCTGATGGATGCTGAACACCTAGCAAAAGAGAAGCGGGTAGTCATTTCCGAGTTGCAGGGGTACGAAAATAGCCCAGAATATCGCCTCAATCGTGCTATCCTACGGTCAGTATTTCCCAATCATGCTTATGGTTTGCCCGTAGGTGGGACTAAGGCAGATGTGGAAAAATTCCAGGCTGAGGAAGTACGACAGTATTATCGCCAGTTTTATCATCCTGACAATGCAGTCTTAGTCATTGTTGGCGATTGTCAAGCCGAAAAAACCCTAGCTACAGTCAAAGAAATCTTCGGCAATATTCCTAAAAGTCAGAATATCTCAAACCCTTCTCCTACAACTGTAGAGACGTTGCATGCAACGTCTCTACATATTCCCCCTTCCCTGTCTGCGACACGCTCCGCGAATGTAGGGAAGGGGGTTAGGGGGTTAGGTCAAGAAATGACTGTTTCAGATGCAGTTAAAAGTCCCCAATCGCCAATCGTCCTGCGAGAACCAGGGTCAGCCACATTATTACAAGCTGTATATCCACTACCACAGGCAAATCACCAAGATATACCAGCTTTAGAGATTGCTGACTACATTTTGACAGAAGGAAGAAATTCCCGACTTTATCAAGCGTTGGTGGAATCGGGATTAGCAAATGATATTTCAGGTTCAGTGGTTAGCTTACATAAAGCAGGTTGGTATGAGTTGTTAGTCACAGCCGATCCTGACCAAGATTTGACAAAAATTGATTCGGTGTTGAATAATGCGATCGCCAAGTTAACCCAAAAAGGTATAACAGCCACAGAATTAGCTAGAGCCAAAAGACAGTTAGAAGCTGCCATAATCTTGAGTAACCGTAATATCACTGATCAAGCTATGCAGTTAGGTAATGATCAGACAACTACGGGTGATTATCGCTTTACAGATCACTATTTAGCAGCCGTTCGTCAAGTCACCGCCGCAGATGTTGTGGGTGTATTAAACAAATATCTGGCAAAATCTGCCCGAACAGTGGGTATTTTTCAACCAGTTGTGACTCAAGCCAAAGAAATTGGCACAAAACAGTCACCGCCACACACAAGAGAGAATTTATCTGGTAATTCACCTGTTCCACCCGCCGAAATGATGCAGTATCTACCAGTCATAGATACTGATCAGACTGATGCTCAAAACACTCCCCTCCAATTACCACAGCAATTTACCTTAGCTAACGGCCTACAGGTATTATTATTAAGCGATCGCAGTACACCCACCATTACCTTAAGTAGTCATATCCAAGCAGGTACAGAATTTGACCCAGGTGAACAAGCTGGATTAGCCATGCTGGTAGCCGATGGCTTGATGAGTGGGACTAAAACTAAAAATGCTTCCACCTTAGCCAAAGCTTTGGAAGACAGAGGAGCGACTTTGGACTTTGCAGCTTACCGCAATGGTGTGGAGATTGAGGGCAATAGTCTGGCTGAAGACTTACCTGTTTTAATCAAAACCTTAGCAGATGCCGTTCAAAATAGTACATTTCCGCAAAAAGAGTTGGAATTGAATCTCCAACAAGCTTTAACAGACCTCAAATCGGACTTAGATAATCCGGCGGAAGTAGCCAAAAGAATATTTTTACAATCGATTTACCCGAAAAAACATCCCCTACACAAGTTTCCGACACAGGAGACTCTGCGACGCATTAAACGTAAAGATATTGTTGCTTTCCAAAGTAAATACTATCGTCCAGATACCATGGTGTTAGTAGTCGTGGGAGATTTTGACCCAGACAAAGTGCGATCGCTCATTCAAGCAGAGTTTGGTAATTGGCGCGTGAGTGGTCAAACACCCAGCATAGAATATCCCCAAGTCTCAAACCCCAGCAGTCTTGTCCGGGTAAACCCAATTGTCCCCGGTAAAACACAAGCTATTACTTACATGGGTTATACAGGTATCAAACGCCAAGACCCCAGATTTTACAAAGCTTTGGTTTTAAATCAAATTTTAGGAGGAGACACCCTATCGAGTCGCCTAGGTGCAGAAGTGCGCGATCGCCAAGGCTTAACCTACGGAATTTATAGTCATTTCCAAGCCGAAAGAGACTTTGGGACATTTTGGATTGAAATGCAAACCAGTCCAGAAGATGCAAATCAAGCGATCGCTAGCACCCGTCAATTACTCCAACAAATCCATCAGCACGGTGTTACAACCACAGAATTAGAGATGGCTAAACGTACCCTCATTGGCACATATAATGTTTCTCTGGCAGACCCAGAAGAGTTAACTAGTAACATCTTGATGAATCAGGTGTATGGTTTGGATAAAACAGAGTTACATACTTACACGCAAAAAATTCAGCAAGTTACTCTCGATGAAGTTAATCAAGCCGCCCGTGAGTTACTGCACCCTGACCAAATTGTAGTAGTTACCGCCGGGCCTGCTATGTTGGCTAACCAAAGTGTTAGATAA
- the map gene encoding type I methionyl aminopeptidase, which yields MNIFTNLLSQAPKPTQSSKQRRGIEIKSPREVDIMRQSAKIVATVLKEISELVKPGMTTADLDAYAEKRIREMDATPSFKGYHGFTGSICSSINNEVVHGIPSPKKVIRAGDVLKVDTGAYYQGFHGDSCITIAVGEVTPDAAKLISVAEEALYKGIEQVKAGAYLLDLAGAIEDHVKVNGFSVVEEFTGHGVGRNLHEEPSVFNYRTREMPNVKLRAGMTLAIEPILNAGSKHTRTLSDRWTAVTVDNSLSAQFEHTVLVTETGYEILTDRTKV from the coding sequence ATGAACATTTTCACCAACTTGCTTTCTCAAGCACCTAAGCCTACACAATCCAGTAAACAACGCCGAGGGATTGAAATTAAATCACCGCGTGAAGTTGATATTATGCGGCAATCAGCAAAAATTGTTGCTACTGTCCTCAAAGAAATTTCGGAATTAGTCAAGCCAGGAATGACAACAGCCGACTTGGATGCTTATGCAGAAAAACGCATCCGAGAAATGGACGCGACACCAAGCTTTAAGGGATATCATGGTTTTACTGGTTCTATCTGTTCCAGCATTAATAATGAAGTGGTGCATGGTATCCCCAGTCCCAAAAAAGTCATTCGTGCTGGGGATGTATTAAAAGTAGATACAGGTGCTTATTATCAAGGGTTTCATGGTGATTCCTGCATTACAATTGCCGTGGGTGAAGTTACCCCAGACGCTGCTAAACTAATTAGCGTTGCTGAAGAAGCCCTTTATAAAGGTATAGAACAAGTCAAAGCAGGTGCATATCTGCTTGATTTAGCCGGCGCAATTGAAGATCATGTCAAAGTTAATGGCTTTAGCGTAGTTGAAGAATTTACCGGACATGGTGTAGGACGGAACTTACACGAAGAACCCTCAGTATTTAACTACCGTACACGGGAAATGCCCAACGTTAAACTACGTGCCGGGATGACGTTGGCGATTGAGCCAATTTTGAATGCTGGTTCTAAACACACCCGCACTTTATCAGACAGATGGACAGCCGTAACTGTGGATAATTCATTGTCAGCACAGTTTGAGCATACCGTTTTAGTAACTGAAACTGGTTATGAAATTTTGACCGATCGCACCAAGGTTTAA
- a CDS encoding bestrophin family protein, whose amino-acid sequence MKFEKMQWLQIATQFKGSVISSIYKRVMGCGLFGVLVSILYYLKLPVSQPILGTIIPSIVLGLLLVFRTNTAYDRFWEGRKFWGSIVNNVRNLSRQILVSVEELSPKDKENKIGILYLLVAFAVATKLHLRSEPVNNELEELMSSSKYFKLINMNNPPLEIAFWIGDYLQRQHSRNCLNSYQLISIQELLNNLVDSLGGCERILKTPMPLAYSIHLKQLLLLYCLLLPFQMVQSLEWWTGAVVALVSFTLFGIEAIGLEIENPFGYDANDLPLDAICQTMKRNIDDLISLSLNVRSPEDPQLSLLPPEL is encoded by the coding sequence ATGAAGTTTGAAAAAATGCAATGGTTGCAAATAGCTACTCAGTTTAAAGGTTCAGTTATTTCATCAATATATAAACGTGTTATGGGCTGTGGCTTATTTGGAGTTTTAGTTTCCATACTTTATTATTTAAAATTACCTGTGTCTCAACCAATTTTAGGAACTATTATTCCTAGTATTGTTTTAGGTTTATTATTAGTTTTTCGTACCAATACAGCTTACGATCGATTTTGGGAAGGTAGAAAATTTTGGGGATCTATAGTAAATAACGTCCGTAATCTATCAAGGCAAATTTTAGTATCTGTTGAGGAACTATCTCCAAAAGATAAAGAAAATAAAATTGGGATTTTATATTTATTAGTGGCTTTTGCTGTAGCTACCAAATTACATTTACGTAGCGAACCAGTAAATAATGAGTTAGAAGAATTAATGTCATCCTCTAAATATTTTAAACTTATAAATATGAATAATCCGCCCTTAGAAATCGCTTTTTGGATTGGAGATTATTTACAAAGACAGCATAGTCGAAATTGCCTCAACTCATATCAATTAATATCAATACAAGAATTATTAAACAATTTAGTAGATAGTTTGGGGGGTTGTGAACGGATTTTAAAAACACCCATGCCTCTAGCTTACTCCATTCATTTGAAGCAATTATTATTACTGTATTGCTTGCTTTTACCATTTCAGATGGTACAGAGTTTAGAATGGTGGACAGGCGCAGTTGTAGCGTTAGTGAGTTTTACTTTATTTGGGATTGAAGCCATTGGCTTAGAAATAGAAAACCCCTTTGGTTATGATGCCAATGATTTGCCGTTAGATGCAATTTGTCAGACCATGAAACGCAATATTGATGATTTAATCAGTTTATCTTTGAATGTGCGATCGCCCGAAGATCCCCAATTATCCCTTCTACCTCCTGAATTGTAA
- a CDS encoding M28 family peptidase — protein MNLQERLHNYLREIARERDPYMATAGHFFVQEYIRREFSQWGSVEIHTFAVNNRNFHNLILNLPAQSTPKKQNLPPILIGAHYDAVPGTSGADDNATGVAVLLELARKFAAQPAKYPLRLVAFDMEEYGLLGSADYAALLRQQKQPLRLMISLEMLGYRDFTPGSQSYPPPLERFYPDTGDFIALIGNLRTIPDLIGMSRSIRQAGISSQWLPVPNRGLIVRQTRLSDHAPFWDEGYPAMMVTDTAFLRNPHYHQRSDTIATLDFDFLVGVCEGLELAIRRV, from the coding sequence TTGAATTTACAAGAGAGATTACATAATTACCTCCGAGAGATAGCGCGAGAACGCGATCCTTATATGGCGACTGCGGGACATTTCTTTGTCCAAGAATACATCCGTCGAGAATTTTCTCAATGGGGAAGTGTGGAAATCCACACCTTTGCTGTCAACAATAGAAATTTTCATAATCTCATTCTTAATCTACCTGCCCAATCTACACCCAAAAAACAGAATTTACCTCCAATTTTAATTGGCGCGCATTATGATGCTGTACCGGGAACGTCAGGGGCTGATGATAATGCTACAGGTGTGGCGGTTCTGCTGGAATTAGCGAGGAAGTTTGCAGCACAGCCAGCTAAATATCCTTTGCGCCTGGTGGCTTTTGATATGGAGGAATATGGTTTGTTGGGTAGTGCTGACTATGCAGCCTTACTGCGACAACAAAAGCAACCTTTACGCTTGATGATATCTCTAGAAATGTTGGGATATCGTGATTTTACCCCTGGCAGCCAAAGTTATCCCCCTCCTTTAGAACGCTTTTATCCAGATACTGGTGATTTTATTGCTTTAATTGGCAATTTACGCACAATTCCTGATTTAATCGGCATGAGTCGCAGTATTCGCCAAGCTGGGATATCAAGTCAGTGGCTACCAGTGCCAAACAGAGGTTTGATAGTCCGTCAAACCAGATTAAGCGATCATGCACCGTTTTGGGATGAAGGTTATCCAGCCATGATGGTGACAGATACAGCTTTTTTGAGAAATCCTCACTATCATCAACGTAGCGATACAATTGCTACGTTAGATTTTGATTTTCTCGTGGGTGTCTGCGAAGGGTTGGAACTGGCTATTAGGAGGGTGTAG
- a CDS encoding VOC family protein, with amino-acid sequence MHHASIRTANIHQAIAFYEILGFSVCERFTTGYTLACWMEGLGGRIELIQIPQPKPAPDAFGDEHYVGYYHLSFDLTEITPDLPGWLKNLQERVGLTAELPPLKILLEPTQQQIGDRILEVAFIADTDGLPLEFIRFLTQLN; translated from the coding sequence ATGCACCACGCTTCTATTCGGACTGCGAATATCCATCAAGCGATCGCTTTTTATGAAATACTAGGCTTTAGTGTCTGTGAACGCTTCACTACAGGCTACACCCTAGCGTGCTGGATGGAAGGCTTGGGCGGCAGAATTGAACTGATTCAAATTCCCCAACCAAAACCAGCCCCGGATGCCTTTGGTGATGAACATTATGTGGGATACTATCACCTGTCATTTGATTTAACGGAAATTACCCCAGATTTACCGGGATGGTTGAAAAATTTACAAGAACGTGTAGGATTGACAGCAGAATTACCACCGTTAAAAATTCTTTTAGAACCGACTCAGCAGCAAATAGGCGATCGCATCTTGGAAGTAGCATTTATTGCTGATACGGATGGCTTACCCTTGGAATTCATCCGATTTTTAACCCAACTTAATTAG
- the dnaK gene encoding molecular chaperone DnaK: protein MGKVVGIDLGTTNSVVAVMEGGKPVVIANAEGMRTTPSVVGFSKEGERVVGQMARRQTVLNPQNTYFAVKRFIGRKYGELNPDSKRVPYTIRKDDIGNIKIACPRLNKDFAAEEISAMVLKKLADDASTYLGAQVTGAVITVPAYFNDSQRQATRDAGRIAGLEVLRILNEPTAASLAYGLDRGYTETILVFDLGGGTFDVSILEVGDGVFEVKSTSGDTQLGGNDFDKKVVDWLAEQFLEAEGVDLRRDRQALQRLMEAAEKAKIELSAVSVTDINLPFITATEDGPKHLETRLTRSQFEGLCADLLGRIRTPVKRALKDAGLRPDDIEEVVLVGGSTRMPMVKQLVRDMIGIEPSENVNPDEVVAMGAAIQAGILAGEFKDVLLLDVTPLSLGLETIGGVMKKLIPRNTTIPVRRSDIFSTSENNQNSVEIHVVQGERDMAADNKSLGRFKLYGIPPAPRGIPQIQVSLDIDANGILQVTALDRTTGREQSITIQGASTLSESEVNRMIQDAQKYADVDRERKERVEKRTRSEALILQGERQLREVALEFGMQFARNRRQRIDNISRELRESLKEDDDRGIDQAYVDLQDALYELNREVREYYAEDEDDDLFGTIRDIFTGDKDKERDRDVSRDNYRDSYSERDSYKRDYNRDYERDRRSTYDSSPPPRRSARPSYQDNWDEDDDWL, encoded by the coding sequence ATGGGCAAGGTAGTCGGCATCGACTTGGGTACAACCAACTCAGTAGTCGCCGTAATGGAGGGTGGCAAGCCGGTGGTGATTGCCAATGCAGAAGGAATGCGAACAACCCCCTCCGTAGTTGGCTTCAGCAAAGAAGGCGAACGGGTGGTTGGGCAAATGGCAAGACGGCAAACAGTCCTCAATCCACAAAATACTTATTTTGCAGTTAAACGCTTTATTGGGCGCAAGTACGGCGAACTAAACCCAGACTCGAAGCGTGTACCCTACACTATTCGTAAAGACGACATAGGTAATATCAAGATTGCCTGTCCCCGCCTCAATAAAGACTTTGCCGCAGAGGAAATTTCGGCAATGGTGCTGAAAAAATTGGCAGACGATGCCAGCACCTACTTAGGCGCACAAGTCACAGGGGCAGTAATTACAGTTCCGGCTTATTTTAATGATTCCCAAAGGCAGGCAACCCGCGATGCAGGTAGGATTGCTGGGTTGGAAGTGTTGCGGATTCTCAACGAACCGACAGCCGCATCCCTAGCTTATGGTTTAGATCGGGGTTACACAGAAACCATCTTAGTATTTGACCTGGGTGGTGGAACATTTGACGTATCAATTCTGGAAGTAGGCGATGGGGTGTTTGAAGTTAAATCTACCAGTGGTGATACCCAACTAGGTGGCAATGACTTTGATAAAAAAGTAGTTGATTGGTTAGCAGAGCAGTTTTTAGAAGCCGAAGGTGTAGACTTAAGACGCGATCGCCAAGCTTTGCAACGTTTGATGGAAGCCGCAGAAAAAGCCAAAATCGAACTTTCTGCCGTTAGCGTCACGGATATTAACTTACCCTTCATCACAGCTACGGAAGACGGCCCTAAACATCTAGAAACCCGCCTCACACGTTCCCAGTTTGAAGGTTTGTGTGCTGACTTATTAGGACGTATCCGCACCCCAGTTAAACGGGCTTTAAAAGATGCAGGCTTGCGTCCAGACGACATTGAAGAAGTCGTGTTAGTTGGTGGTTCTACACGAATGCCAATGGTGAAACAACTAGTGCGGGATATGATTGGCATTGAACCCAGCGAAAATGTCAACCCTGATGAAGTCGTGGCGATGGGTGCAGCCATTCAAGCAGGTATCCTGGCTGGGGAATTTAAAGATGTGCTGCTATTGGATGTTACGCCTTTATCTTTGGGCTTAGAAACCATTGGCGGCGTAATGAAAAAGCTGATTCCCCGCAACACCACTATCCCAGTCCGCCGTTCTGATATTTTCTCCACCTCAGAAAATAACCAAAATAGCGTGGAAATCCACGTTGTCCAAGGTGAACGGGACATGGCAGCTGATAATAAATCTTTGGGAAGGTTTAAACTCTACGGTATTCCACCTGCGCCACGAGGTATCCCGCAAATTCAAGTGTCCTTAGATATTGATGCTAACGGGATTTTACAGGTGACAGCCTTAGATAGAACCACCGGCAGAGAACAGAGTATCACGATTCAAGGTGCTTCTACCTTGAGTGAATCAGAAGTCAATCGGATGATTCAGGATGCTCAAAAATATGCTGATGTTGACCGGGAACGCAAAGAAAGGGTAGAAAAGCGCACCCGTTCTGAAGCATTGATTCTGCAAGGCGAACGACAGCTAAGAGAAGTCGCCTTAGAATTTGGAATGCAGTTTGCCCGCAACCGTCGTCAACGCATTGATAATATTAGCCGAGAACTGCGGGAAAGTCTCAAAGAAGATGACGATCGCGGCATCGATCAAGCCTATGTTGACTTGCAAGATGCTTTGTATGAACTGAATCGGGAAGTCCGCGAGTATTATGCTGAGGACGAAGACGACGATTTATTCGGCACAATTCGGGACATCTTTACAGGGGATAAAGACAAAGAACGCGATCGCGACGTTTCTAGAGATAATTATCGAGACAGCTACTCTGAACGCGACTCTTACAAGCGAGACTATAACAGAGATTATGAACGCGATCGCCGTTCTACCTACGATAGTAGTCCCCCTCCACGTCGTTCTGCCCGGCCAAGTTACCAAGATAATTGGGATGAAGATGATGATTGGTTATAA
- a CDS encoding RNA-guided endonuclease InsQ/TnpB family protein, with translation MIVYEFKVKGKEKQYQAINEAIRTSQFIQNKCLRYWMDNKDSKVDKYALNKYCAVLAAEFPFADELNSMARQSAAERSWSAISRFYDNCKKKVKGKKGFPKFKKNCRSVEYKSTGWKLTLTRKSITFSDKKGIGTLKLKGTYDLNYYDIKQIKRVRLVRRAVRVASRRDGYYAQFAVDVDARIETQPSHQLVGIDLGLKYFIADNKGNVEPSPQFYRKSEKQLNRANRKKSQKFSKEKKKARARQSNNYHKARNRYARKHLKVSRQRKEYCKRLAYSVIQSNDLVAYVRRSRCRRLDLNVKGLVRNRHLAKSISDAGWSTFRLWLEYFGQKYGKVTVAVPPYNTSQNCSNCGEKVQKSLSTRTHVCPHCGYVEDRDINAAINILRLGLSTVGHTGTYATGDLPSWAIGRGLSSNGESVNVESPRL, from the coding sequence ATGATTGTTTACGAGTTTAAAGTTAAAGGTAAAGAAAAGCAATATCAGGCAATAAACGAAGCAATCCGTACCAGCCAATTCATTCAAAATAAGTGCTTGCGCTATTGGATGGATAACAAGGATTCAAAGGTAGATAAGTATGCTTTGAATAAATATTGTGCTGTATTAGCTGCGGAATTTCCTTTTGCTGACGAACTTAACTCAATGGCGAGACAATCGGCGGCCGAACGTTCTTGGAGTGCAATTTCTCGGTTTTACGATAACTGTAAAAAGAAGGTCAAAGGTAAAAAGGGGTTTCCTAAATTCAAGAAAAACTGCCGTTCAGTTGAATATAAATCAACGGGATGGAAGCTAACTCTTACTCGTAAGTCGATCACTTTCTCAGATAAGAAAGGGATTGGTACTCTGAAGCTAAAAGGGACTTACGACCTGAATTACTACGACATCAAGCAGATTAAGCGTGTCCGTTTGGTACGTCGTGCTGTTCGCGTAGCGTCTCGTAGAGATGGCTATTACGCCCAATTTGCAGTTGACGTTGATGCCAGGATAGAAACTCAACCCTCACATCAATTAGTGGGTATTGACTTGGGATTGAAGTATTTCATTGCTGATAATAAAGGCAATGTAGAACCATCCCCCCAGTTTTACCGCAAGTCAGAAAAACAGTTAAACCGTGCAAATCGCAAAAAGTCTCAAAAGTTCAGCAAAGAAAAGAAGAAAGCTCGCGCAAGGCAATCCAACAATTACCACAAAGCTAGAAATAGATATGCCCGTAAACATTTGAAAGTAAGTAGGCAACGAAAAGAGTATTGCAAGAGATTAGCGTACTCCGTTATCCAATCTAATGATTTGGTAGCCTATGTTCGGCGAAGCCGTTGCCGAAGGCTAGATTTAAATGTCAAAGGGTTGGTACGTAATCGACATCTAGCTAAATCAATTAGTGATGCTGGTTGGTCAACTTTCCGCCTGTGGTTAGAATATTTTGGTCAGAAATATGGGAAAGTAACAGTTGCTGTTCCTCCCTATAATACGAGTCAAAATTGCTCTAACTGTGGCGAGAAAGTGCAGAAATCTCTGTCTACAAGGACTCATGTTTGTCCACATTGCGGATATGTGGAAGACAGAGACATCAACGCAGCAATCAATATTTTGAGATTAGGACTCAGTACGGTAGGGCATACCGGAACTTACGCTACAGGAGATTTGCCCTCTTGGGCGATTGGCCGAGGCCTGTCGTCTAACGGCGAGTCTGTGAATGTAGAATCCCCACGCCTTTAG